A DNA window from Daucus carota subsp. sativus chromosome 3, DH1 v3.0, whole genome shotgun sequence contains the following coding sequences:
- the LOC108215006 gene encoding protein S-acyltransferase 24, translated as MSSEIEVVSEVESRDAAVAATPSADEDNLKNDVYTAAAYGDMEKLERLVRIEGCSVTQPDSLGYYALQWASLNNRPAAAQYIIQHGGDVNAADHTGQTALHWSAVRGAVQVAELLLQEGASVGAADMYGYQATHVAAQYGQTAFLYHIVTKWNADPDVPDNDGRSPLHWASYKGFADCIRLLLFLDAYRGRQDREGCTPLHWAAIKGNLEACTVLVQAGKKEDLVVTDNTGLTPAQLASDKNHKQVAFFLGNAKRLLDKRWDVNSRLGQLSKLGLAPILWCLIFLLLVTYVHSVIMVSNLPKLTTGLGFFAWLGVLLSTSGLFFFYRCSRKDPGYIRMNVHDSQNMKDDEPLLKIEIGNPALLDGNWSLLCPTCKIVRPLRAKHCSTCDRCVEQFDHHCPWVSNCVGKKNKWDFMLFLVLECLAMMLTGGIALTRVLTDPLAPSSFGAWLNHAGNQHIGAIAFIILDSFIFPGVAILTIVQASQISRNITTNELANAMRYNYLKGPGGRFRNPYDHGCRKNCSDFLRTGYNEDVEYKEESAQPEGISLMHMNRNSLLQNGVSGLSKPTNGNSHVAINMNGQSNHRHGHVHSSQCNHSDDSKNDSVPLGLGLGLGRNSTRSILAV; from the exons ATGTCATCGGAGATCGAGGTTGTTAGCGAGGTGGAATCGCGAGACGCGGCGGTGGCGGCGACGCCGTCCGCCGACGAAGATAATTTGAAAAACGATGTGTACACGGCGGCGGCGTACGGAGATATGGAGAAGTTAGAGAGATTGGTGAGAATTGAAGGTTGTTCAGTTACGCAGCCGGATTCTCTAGGTTATTATGCGTTGCAGTGGGCGTCGCTTAACAATCGTCCTGCTGCTGCTCAGTATATCATCCAG CATGGGGGAGATGTGAATGCTGCAGATCACACTGGACAAACAGCACTGCACTGGAGTGCGGTGCGGGGAGCTGTTCAGGTTGCAGAGCTCTTGCTCCAAGAGGGTGCCAGTGTTGGTGCTGCTGACATGTATGGATATCAG GCAACACATGTTGCAGCTCAATATGGCCAGACAGCATTCCTTTATCACATTGTTACAAAGTGGAATGCAGATCCAGACGTTCCAGATAATGATGGAAGAAGCCCTTTGCATTG GGCTTCATATAAAGGCTTTGCCGATTGCATACGCcttcttttatttttagatGCATATCGAGGACGGCAAGACAGGGAGG GTTGCACACCTCTCCACTGGGCTGCTATTAAGGGAAACTTAGAAGCATGCACAGTATTGGTGCAGGCTGGGAAAAAGGAGGATTTAGTCGTGACAGATAACACAGGTCTTACTCCAGCACAGCTTGCTTCTGATAAGAATCACAAACAAGTTGCCTTTTTCCTT GGTAATGCTAAGAGGCTGCTTGACAAACGTTGGGATGTAAATAGTCGCCTTGGACAACTTTCAAAATTAGGACTAGCACCAATACTATGGTGTTTGATCTTCTTGTTACTTGTGACCTATGTTCACTCAGTCATCATGG TTTCAAATCTTCCCAAGTTGACCACTGGGCTCGGCTTTTTTGCATGGTTGGGTGTGCTGTTATCAACTTCTGGACTATTTTTCTTCTATAGGTGTAGTAG AAAGGATCCAGGTTACATCAGGATGAATGTTCATGATTCACAAAATATGAAGGATGAT GAACCTTTGCTGAAGATTGAAATTGGCAATCCTGCTTTGCTTGATGGTAATTGGTCTTTGCTTTGCCCGACCTGCAAG ATTGTTAGGCCTCTCCGTGCAAAGCATTGTTCTACTTGTGATAGATGTGTTGAACAGTTTGACCATCATTGCCCCTGGGTATCTAATTGCGTTGGCAAG aAAAATAAATGGGATTTCATGTTGTTCCTTGTGTTGGAATGTTTGGCTATGATGTTAACTGGTGGGATCGCTCTCACAA GGGTTTTGACTGATCCTTTAGCTCCATCTTCATTTGGGGCGTGGCTAAATCATGCTGGTAATCAGCACATAGGTGCTATAGCATTTATTATTCTAGATTCTTTCATCTTTCCTGGTGTGGCAATCTTGACTATTGTACAAGCTTCTCAG ATTTCGCGCAATATTACAACCAATGAATTGGCCAATGCAATGCGCTATAACTACCTTAAAGGACCAGGCGGTCGATTTCGAAATCCATATGATCATGGATGCAGGAAAAACTGTTCTGATTTCTTGAGAACTGGATACAATGAAGATGTAGAGTACAAGGAAGAATCAGCTCAACCTGAGGGAATCAGTCTGATGCATATGAACAGAAATTCACTCTTGCAAAATGGGGTCTCTGGATTGTCTAAACCAACCAATGGAAATAGTCATGTTGCCATAAATATGAATGGACAGTCGAATCACCGGCATGGCCATGTACATTCGTCACAATGTAACCATAGCGATGATAGTAAAAATGATTCAGTTCCCTTAGGGTTGGGTCTTGGTCTGGGAAGGAACTCTACCCGGTCCATTTTAGCTGTATGA